A window of the Candida orthopsilosis Co 90-125, chromosome 1 draft sequence genome harbors these coding sequences:
- a CDS encoding Ssn3 cyclin-dependent protein kinase, protein MNSTQRQGEGQKLRDQPQQRTSQSQHLHPSAQYQQHVLGQSYSQSLTNTLPSNNPLAPPLYQNSKNNYASHQSNQLSTIPQPALMASNSILTLGPFKHRKDLTRDSVLSTYQILGYIAAGTYGKVYKAKLRTTNVNAKDGEERGKLNGGSGSLNDGSDGVGFGDGDRISKINANDQVNEMASKDISVPPDDKSIETSPPIQYYAIKKFKSDNHQSSNSKNNTAGNASKNFNREIAHEAAQYTGISQSAIREMSLCRELSNKNITKLTDIILENKSIYMVFEFCEHDLLQIIHYHSHPELKPIPLPTIKSLTWQILNGVTFLHKNWIFHRDLKPANIMVTSNGCVKIGDLGLARKFNNPLQSLYTGDKVVVTIWYRAPELLLGTRHYTPAIDLWAVGCILAELLSLRPIFKGEEAKIDINNKKSVPFQRNQFQKIIEVMGTPNLKNWPSLNKYPEFVSFTQQITQTYSSNLSQWYKMIGGENKQCLELLYGLLKYDPEVRLTADQALVHNFFLELPKVTENAFEGLNLKYPNRKIYVDDNDIGQNGGNNNNNNNNNTFKRNVGFDDGGNKRKRV, encoded by the coding sequence ATGAATTCGACACAGAGACAAGGTGAAGGTCAAAAATTACGTGACCAACCTCAACAACGAACAAGTCAATCCCAGCATTTGCATCCATCGGCACAATATCAACAGCATGTCTTGGGACAGTCATATTCACAGTCATTAACAAATACACTACCTTCCAATAATCCGCTTGCGCCACCATTGTATCAAAACAGCAAGAATAATTATGCTTCTCATCAGCTGAATCAACTTTCAACTATTCCTCAACCTGCACTAATGGCGTCCAATTCAATATTAACACTAGGGCCATTCAAACATCGAAAAGATTTAACTCGTGACTCAGTTCTTTCAACATATCAAATTTTGGGCTACATAGCAGCGGGTACGTATGGTAAGGTGTACAAAGCAAAACTTCGAACTACAAATGTGAATGCGAAGGATGGCGAAGAGAGGGGGAAGTTAAATGGAGGTAGCGGAAGTTTGAATGACGGGTCTGATGGTGTTGGTTTCGGTGATGGTGATCGCATCAGTAAGATAAATGCAAATGATCAAGTTAACGAGATGGCGTCTAAGGACATTTCCGTACCACCCGACGATAAATCGATAGAGACGTCACCACCAATACAATACTATGCcatcaaaaagtttaagAGTGATAACCACCAAAGTTCAAATAGTAAAAACAATACTGCTGGCAATGCAAgtaaaaatttcaatcgTGAAATTGCCCATGAAGCAGCACAATATACCGGAATCAGTCAAAGTGCCATTCGTGAAATGTCACTATGTCGAGAATTGAGTAATAAGAACATAACTAAGCTAACAGACATCATTCTAGAGAATAAGAGCATTTACATggtttttgaattttgtgaGCATGATTTATTACAAATCATTCATTATCATTCGCATCCAGAATTGAAACCTATTCCATTACCAACGATCAAATCACTTACATGGCAGATACTTAATGGTGTTACATTCCTACACAAGAATTGGATATTCCATCGTGATTTAAAACCAGCAAATATCATGGTGACGTCAAATGGATGTGTCAAGATTGGTGATTTGGGATTAGCACGTAAATTCAATAATCCGTTGCAGAGTCTTTATACTGGTGATAAAGTTGTGGTTACTATATGGTATCGAGCTCCTGAATTGCTACTAGGAACAAGACATTATACTCCAGCAATTGACCTATGGGCAGTTGGATGTATATTAGCAGAATTATTATCATTACGACCTATATTCAAAGGAGAAGAAGCCAAAATAGATATAAATAATAAGAAACTGGTTCcatttcaaagaaatcaatttcaaaaaattattgaagTTATGGGTACgccaaatttgaaaaattggccCAGTTTAAACAAGTATCCtgaatttgtttcatttaCACAACAAATTACTCAAACttattcatcaaatttatcacAATGGTACAAGATGATTGGTGGTGAGAATAAACAATGTTTGGAGTTGTTGTATGGATTATTGAAATATGATCCTGAAGTGAGATTAACTGCTGATCAAGCATTGGTGcataatttctttttggaattgcCTAAAGTAACTGAAAATGCATTTGAAGGATTGAATTTAAAGTATCCTAATAGGAAAATatatgttgatgataatgatatTGGTCAAAACGGGGgcaataataataataataataataataatacCTTTAAACGTAATGTTGGGTTTGATGATGGGGGGAACAAGAGGAAAAGAGTGTAA
- a CDS encoding Cak1 monomeric CDK-activating kinase, protein MKLDDLYTDKQLICNSPISDICKAKPKTTNASTSDYVCLKIVDVDFKIPPHSIRREIKAIKALQDHDGIVKYIDDFQIYEDVILVLDYYSYNLSQLMKHKKYCRKRTRYNLDGGEGSNELKYILSNIIPQSQAKQFVTNLISAVKFIHANDIIHRDLKPSNLLFINDDITHPVIADFGVCYNLLDPPQDEPLMQKYTDVCTGIYKSPELLLSVTNYSFEVDIWSIAIVLTVFYSPDFKSVLIREDHSGGGGEGGEGGNNDDEELNDESNISDLHLLSCIFKVFGTPSYNRDDVGTDEEREELYWPELDDDNLHFKKFNLKKFKRMGLAEIIPKCEDEEVKQLFQKMTRYDRIKRSID, encoded by the coding sequence ATGAAGTTGGATGATCTATACACAGATAAGCAATTGATATGCAATAGTCCTATATCAGATATATGCAAAGCCAAACCGAAAACCACTAATGCATCTACATCAGATTATGTGTGtttaaaaattgttgatgttgatttcaaGATCCCACCACATTCAATTAGACGAGAAATCAAAGCTATTAAAGCGTTACAAGATCATGATGGGATAGTAAAGtacattgatgattttcaaatttatgaGGATGTCATACTAGTGTTGGATTACTATCTGTATAACTTGAGTCAATTAATGAAGCATAAGAAATATTGTCGTAAACGGACACGATATAACCTAGATGGCGGTGAAGGAtctaatgaattgaaatacaTATTATCGAACATAATCCCACAATCACaagcaaaacaatttgtcaCTAATTTGATATCAGCGGTCAAATTCATTCATGCAAACGATATAATTCATCGTGATTTGAAACCGAGTAATTTGTTATTTATAAATGATGATATAACACACCCTGTAATTGCTGATTTTGGAGTTTGTTACAATCTATTGGACCCACCTCAAGATGAGCCATTGATGCAGAAATATACTGATGTGTGTACTGGTATTTACAAGTCACCGGAATTGTTATTAAGTGTAACTAATTATTCATTCGAAGTTGATATTTGGTCAATTGCGATCGTCTTGACTGTATTTTATTCACCAGATTTCAAGAGTGTATTAATACGAGAAGACCATCTGGGGGGCGGAGGGGAAGGAGGGGAAGGAGGAAAtaacgatgatgaagaattgaatgacGAGTCTAATATAAGTGATTTACATTTGTTAAGCTGCATATTTAAAGTGTTTGGTACCCCATCTTATAATAGAGATGACGTTGGAACTGATGAGGAAAGAGAGGAATTGTATTGGCCAGAATTGGATGACGATAATttacatttcaaaaagttcaatttgaaaaagtttaaaagAATGGGTTTGGCGGAGATTATACCAAAAtgtgaagatgaagaggttaagcaattgtttcaaaagatgACTCGTTATGATAGAATAAAACGACTGATTGATTGA
- a CDS encoding Jjj3 protein (S. cerevisiae homolog JJJ3 has role peptidyl-diphthamide biosynthetic process from peptidyl-histidine and localizes to cytoplasm, nucleus), translating into MIQMIKKKNYSDEMNHLIAKERGPTQYNDQIHYTMTHQQLTYYEILNISSTATQDQIKTAYKAKLLSTHPDKASTHTTNGTSPTTSPPPSAQPDINQIITAYSTLVSPQLRSQYDSDLQTQSKIRGFNLTGDGLDSFTLDDFQCVEVEAKSDENTEATEMQFVKICPRCQCESGMILTENDLITKGTNCDGEEGRFDIIVQCNSCSLWIHVKYYEEIE; encoded by the coding sequence ATGATCCAAAtgattaaaaaaaaaaattattctGATGAGATGAACCATTTGATTGCGAAAGAACGAGGACCAACTCAATACAATGATCAAATACACTACACTATGACACACCAACAACTCACATACTATGAGATACTAAACAtctcatcaacagcaacgCAAGACCAAATTAAAACAGCCTACAAAGCAAAACTACTATCAACTCACCCTGATAAAGCATCTACCCATACCACCAATGGTACATCACCAACGACATCACCTCCTCCTAGCGCCCAACCCGATATCAACCAGATAATAACTGCATACAGCACACTTGTTTCACCACAACTACGATCCCAATACGACTCAGATTTACAAACGCAATCGAAAATTAGGGGATTCAATTTGACTGGTGATGGATTGGATTCATTTACTTTGGATGATTTTCAATGTGTTGAAGTAGAGGCAAAGAGTGATGAAAACACTGAGGCCACTGAGATGCAGTTTGTCAAGATATGCCCTCGATGTCAATGTGAACTGGGAATGATTTTAACagaaaatgatttgattacaaAGGGAACCAACTGTGACGGAGAGGAAGGTAGATTTGATATCATTGTGCAATGTAATAGTTGCAGCTTATGGATCCATGTTAAATATTACGAAGAGATAGAGTAA
- a CDS encoding Rpa49 protein (S. cerevisiae homolog RPA49 has role in transcription of nuclear rRNA large RNA polymerase I transcript, regulation of cell size, RNA elongation from RNA polymerase I promoter and localizes to DNA-directed polymerase I complex) has protein sequence MVHLIRIIFFFNHLDHQQWYIYSCHQSQPKRISITAWTMSSSSSHIKVSSYTDEPVAAVGSFFNGLSIPPSTEFDIYKNKKTDNYLIHGESDHLEYNGDSTSTQDLNEYVVAMYDPNTKSVELFKTPYVQTKVTSKQYKVYKGPSVRSTGIKNVTQRNALGEAFGTKKAKQAITNLEKNRIDADKLQDMEMDIIDSVQDSLTASNNNNNNSANANNGSASQNDAFSNSPIPRPNVDATNVEHIYPIKSIIPAKDWSYIRVQSIFTDSDPISQFPSSPEFIKKQLPSIIDQQNLEKLQILYYASLLFAIYENRRVSSKDQLMTKLDHKPSEALVDTILTNFTIARTSKFGKSKDRSFTIDPHNEDKLLCYLIILILHLSNFSVALNPLARDLKLKPTKLVALFRAVGAIIKSATVGEAEALGIPKSSVGTYKIAHLKVPFKMPELTRRRGGAKR, from the coding sequence ATGGTTCATCTCATCagaataatttttttttttaatcaTTTGGATCATCAACAGTGGTACATCTATTCTTGTCACCAGTCGCAACCAAAGAGGATCTCGATAACAGCTTGGACCAtgtcatcttcatcatcacatATCAAGGTCTCATCATACACCGATGAACCAGTTGCTGCAGTAGGTTCATTTTTCAACGGACTCTCGATCCCACCATCAACTGAATTTGACATCtacaaaaacaagaaaacCGACAATTACCTAATCCATGGAGAATCAGATCATTTAGAATATAATGGAGACTCTACCTCGACTCAAGACTTGAATGAATACGTCGTAGCCATGTATGATCCAAATACCAAATCAGTTGAATTATTCAAAACCCCCTATGTCCAAACAAAAGTAActtcaaaacaatacaaagTATACAAGGGTCCATCAGTTAGATCTACTGGTATAAAGAATGTAACTCAAAGAAATGCGTTGGGAGAAGCGTTTGGTACCAAAAAGGCTAAACAAGCAATCaccaatttggaaaagaacAGAATTGATGCTGATAAATTACAAGATATGGAAATGGATATCATCGATAGTGTTCAAGACTCACTCACTGCTagtaacaacaacaacaacaattcagCAAATGCAAATAATGGCAGTGCTAGTCAAAATGATGCATTCTCCAATAGCCCCATCCCTAGACCAAATGTTGATGCAACTAATGTTGAACACATTTACCCCATCAAATCCATCATCCCAGCCAAAGATTGGTCCTATATTCGtgttcaatcaattttcaCTGATTCGGATCCAATTTCCCAATTCCCATCATCACCAGAATTTATTAAAAAACAATTACCTTCGATCATCgaccaacaaaatttagaaaaattacaaattttaTACTATGCATCTTTATTATTTGCCATTTATGAGAATCGTCGAGTTAGTTCGAAAGATCAATTAATGACCAAATTAGACCACAAGCCATCTGAAGCTTTAGTTGATACAATTTTGACCAATTTCACTATTGCACGTACTTCAAAATTTGGGAAATCTAAAGATCGTTCATTTACAATTGATCCTCATAATGAAGATAAATTACTTTGCTATTTGATTATATTGATTTTACATTTGTCTAATTTTTCAGTGGCTTTGAACCCCTTAGCtcgtgatttgaaattgaaacctaCTAAACTAGTGGCGTTATTTAGAGCTGTGGGAGCAATTATTAAATCGGCAACGGTGGGAGAGGCTGAAGCCTTGGGAATACCAAAGAGTAGTGTAGGCACTTACAAGATTGCTCATTTGAAGGTGCCCTTCAAGATGCCTGAATtgacaagaagaagaggtgGAGCAAAGAGGTGA